One stretch of Leishmania infantum JPCM5 WGS CACT00000000 data, contig 20, whole genome shotgun sequence DNA includes these proteins:
- a CDS encoding amastin-like protein, with protein sequence MACKLGVIIYVVLQFIAFFSVLIGTGVDMFYIKPEHSFGARVCITLWGGKTDCRKANVTISSDTRWKFCPIRRNNFRIGQAFAIISIFVYGAAFLFGFLLLYCCAGFRWLCLALNIVGAVTACVVWAVMVVTYRLPEPKCLELSDNYNFGTGFGLFVLAWILDIIDIIFLMLPWQIGEFGEGDEPNGQEEEEVGSKKATEE encoded by the coding sequence TCGGCGTCATTATCTACGTCGTCCTCCAGTTCATCGCGTTCTTCTCCGTGCTGATCGGTACGGGGGTCGACATGTTTTACATCAAGCCGGAGCACAGCTTTGGCGCCAGGGTATGCATAACCCTGTGGGGTGGAAAGACTGACTGTCGAAAAGCCAACGTAACCATCTCCTCGGACACACGGTGGAAGTTCTGCCCCATCCGCCGCAACAACTTCCGCATTGGTCAGGCGTTCGCCATCATCTCCATCTTCGTGTACGGCGCGGCGTTCCTCTTCGGCTTCCTTTTGCTGtactgctgcgctggctTCCGCTGGCTCTGCCTGGCGCTGAACATCGTGGGCGCTGTCACCGCTTGCGTTGTCTGGGCGGTCATGGTGGTCACCTACAGACTCCCAGAGCCCAAGTGCCTGGAGCTGAGTGACAACTACAATTTCGGCACCGGCTTCGGTCTCTTCGTGCTTGCCTGGATCCTGGATATCATCGACATTATCTTCCTGATGCTCCCGTGGCAAATCGGAGAGTTCGGTGAGGGTGACGAACCGAAtgggcaggaggaggaggaggtggggtcTAAAAAAGCAACGGAGGAGTAG